A region from the Mya arenaria isolate MELC-2E11 chromosome 2, ASM2691426v1 genome encodes:
- the LOC128208595 gene encoding uncharacterized protein LOC128208595 — protein sequence MATSRQNPRQIDGREETMFSSIASQFFQMVPIRRIQWQSADVQKEELGVDQQRILLSLTVRSQLCQSYPPSTQYQRVFVKKLLSLLEEYDVEICDDLYEVYTDLLQQHDTEEDALCYKTFSLGEEESVTVVESVNMISFGTTGLSTWQAAQHMAEWAFQNKKVLENRCVLELGCGVGMLGLVVCQACGVSSYAFTDNSSHVLNLVAHNVHQNLSRHISGPYTSHNRIKSGQSGPVKQVRHSSEDDVHHVSACGGETDHTECDRTRQGCRNNSDVDGVDDCENMSTSVTSISDLQDGDDGALNLNRKYWKEIGHDIFAYDATRTVSVGKLDWEATRDQLEEPYRDIDMVLAADVVYDVRVIPALVHVLKTFLTPSDGRSPCVAYIASTIRNEDTRDQFLIALSAEGLCYTPCESPSRQLFHYDNSVPIEIIKVTA from the exons ATGGCGACCTCCAGACAAAATCCCCGTCAAATTGACGGAAGAGAAGAAACGATGTTTTCGTCCATTGCTAGTCAATTCTTTCAGATGGTGCCTATACGGAGAATTCAGTGGCAG AGTGCAGATGTGCAGAAAGAGGAGCTAGGTGTTGACCAGCAGCGGATCCTGTTGTCCCTGACTGTGAGGAGCCAACTTTGCCAGAGTTATCCCCCTTCCACACAGTACCAGAGGGTGTTCGTCAAGAAACTTCTCAGtctg CTGGAGGAATATGATGTGGAGATATGTGACGACCTGTATGAGGTATACACGGATCTTCTACAACAGCATGACACAGAGGAGGATGCGCTTTGTTATAAGACTTTCTCTCTG GGTGAGGAAGAGTCTGTAACAGTAGTGGAGTCAGTTAACATGATCTCATTTGGAACGACTGGCCTCAGCACTTGGCAG GCAGCCCAGCACATGGCAGAGTGGGCATTTCAGAATAAGAAAGTGCTGGAAAACAg GTGTGTGTTAGAACTGGGCTGTGGTGTGGGTATGCTGGGATTGGTCGTATGCCAGGCGTGTGGGGTCAGCTCCTATGCATTTACTGACAACAGCAGCCATGTCCTCAACCTAGTCGCCCACAACGTCCACCAAAACTTATCCAGGCACATATCGGGACCTTACACTAGCCATAATAGGATTAAATCTGGCCAGTCAGGACCTGTCAAGCAGGTCAGGCATTCAAGTGAAGATGATGTTCACCATGTCAGTGCATGTGGTGGTGAGACTGACCATACAGAGTGTGATAGAACAAGACAGGGTTGCAGAAATAATTCTGATGTTGATGGGGTAGATGATTGTGAAAATATGAGTACTTCAGTTACAAGTATTAGTGACTTACAAGATGGAGATGATGGTGCTTTGAATTTAAATAGAAAGTATTGGAAGGAGATAGGCCATGATATTTTTGCCTATGATGCTACAAGAACTGTCAGTGTTGGAAAACTGGATTGGGAAGCCACTCGTGACCAACTTGAAGAGCCATACAGGGATATAGACATGGTTCTTGCAGCAG ATGTTGTGTATGATGTGCGAGTGATCCCAGCCCTTGTTCATGTTCTGAAGACATTCCTGACCCCGAGTGACGGTCGTAGCCCCTGTGTGGCCTACATTGCCTCCACCATCCGCAATGAGGACACACGAGACCAGTTCCTCATTGCCCTCA GTGCAGAGGGGCTTTGCTACACACCATGTGAGTCACCATCAAGACAGCTTTTCCACTATGACAACTCAGTACCAATAGAAATCATCAAGGTCACTGCTTAA